A section of the Nitrososphaerota archaeon genome encodes:
- a CDS encoding cation diffusion facilitator family transporter has product MNKLAVFAEARRAAWLSVWTLFGIGVAEVSISAYTGSLTLLADGLDSMADALVSFIVWFGIRMLHKPRNKLFHFGYAKIESFAAFIAAIIIVILGIFIVYQAYEHILHPSKAINPEITMITLLAAGSISLHRAFVVRKIAKKHNLISLNLDAKNSIKDGSASFVGFGSVLAGYFGVPYMDAIGGIIIAGYIFFMAYTAIKESTLVLLDAVKNPELQETITKFVETEFNVEVEDVLVRPLGHALSIQVHIFLDRSMTLDKVNDIVNKMQDAVGKKFEAEETLIIPDPR; this is encoded by the coding sequence TTGAATAAATTAGCAGTATTTGCAGAGGCTCGCCGTGCGGCGTGGCTTTCGGTTTGGACATTATTTGGAATTGGTGTAGCCGAAGTATCCATATCAGCATACACAGGTAGCCTCACACTGCTTGCAGACGGGCTTGATTCCATGGCAGACGCTTTGGTGTCGTTTATTGTGTGGTTTGGAATTAGAATGCTTCACAAGCCAAGAAACAAATTGTTTCATTTTGGATACGCCAAAATAGAGAGCTTCGCCGCATTCATTGCAGCCATAATAATCGTAATACTTGGAATCTTTATCGTCTATCAAGCCTACGAACACATACTACATCCATCAAAGGCAATAAATCCAGAAATCACAATGATCACGCTATTAGCTGCCGGAAGCATTTCTCTACATCGAGCATTTGTGGTCAGAAAAATCGCAAAAAAGCACAACCTTATTTCGTTAAATCTTGATGCAAAAAACTCTATCAAAGATGGATCCGCGTCATTTGTAGGATTTGGAAGTGTTCTTGCGGGGTATTTTGGAGTTCCGTACATGGACGCCATCGGAGGCATCATAATTGCAGGTTACATTTTCTTCATGGCGTATACTGCAATCAAGGAATCTACATTGGTGTTATTGGATGCGGTAAAAAACCCGGAGCTCCAAGAGACAATAACAAAGTTTGTGGAAACGGAATTCAATGTAGAAGTAGAAGACGTGCTAGTAAGGCCACTTGGACACGCCTTGTCAATACAGGTACACATATTCTTGGATAGAAGTATGACTTTAGACAAGGTAAATGACATTGTCAACAAAATGCAGGATGCAGTAGGCAAGAAATTTGAGGCAGAAGAGACCCTCATAATCCCAGATCCAAGGTAG
- the endA gene encoding tRNA-intron lyase has product MSSDTEPNIVGVLFDDHTIIQSKEMQNQLESKGYGETRQGKFLLKPFETLYFLFYKKLDLSKGKKKIDFEQMLSIASEKDENALTKFLIYRDLRVRGYAIKDGFGFGADFRVYERGQFGEKGAKYLVFGLAEGKQEKMGTLQKNIDEITKMGKEPILAVIERRGEVIYYKISNVRFMENTKNIDSSGFVFS; this is encoded by the coding sequence ATGAGTTCTGATACAGAGCCAAACATTGTAGGAGTTTTGTTTGACGATCACACAATAATCCAAAGCAAAGAGATGCAAAACCAACTGGAATCCAAGGGATATGGAGAGACAAGACAGGGAAAATTCCTGCTAAAACCGTTTGAGACACTATATTTTCTGTTCTACAAAAAACTTGATTTGTCGAAGGGTAAAAAGAAAATAGACTTTGAGCAGATGCTATCCATCGCCTCAGAAAAGGACGAAAATGCGCTGACTAAATTTCTAATTTACCGCGATTTGCGGGTACGTGGCTATGCAATCAAAGACGGATTTGGGTTTGGGGCTGACTTTCGTGTGTATGAGCGAGGGCAGTTCGGGGAAAAGGGCGCAAAATATTTGGTGTTTGGCCTAGCCGAAGGCAAGCAGGAAAAAATGGGAACGCTACAAAAAAATATTGATGAAATCACAAAGATGGGAAAAGAACCAATACTTGCCGTAATTGAACGAAGAGGCGAAGTAATCTATTATAAAATATCCAATGTGAGGTTTATGGAAAACACAAAAAATATCGATTCGTCTGGTTTTGTGTTTAGCTAA
- a CDS encoding GNAT family N-acetyltransferase, with protein sequence MIVRAATKNDIDSILLLLYELGRPKPRTKSQKTMFEKQVLQYIKKKQLVVAQVDSEVAGVISMILTPRLNRTSSEMYIPELVVSNTHQKMGIGKALINHAILLAKKQNCFRIRLESGHARRESHEFYSNLDFVQYAKTFKLDLEK encoded by the coding sequence ATGATAGTTCGAGCTGCAACAAAAAACGACATTGATTCTATCTTGTTGTTATTGTACGAGCTTGGTAGACCAAAACCTAGAACCAAATCCCAAAAAACAATGTTTGAAAAACAAGTTTTGCAATATATCAAGAAAAAACAACTCGTAGTGGCGCAAGTCGACTCTGAAGTAGCTGGTGTAATTAGCATGATTCTGACGCCACGACTAAACCGAACTAGTTCAGAAATGTACATTCCAGAACTGGTCGTATCTAACACTCATCAAAAAATGGGAATCGGTAAAGCCCTCATTAATCATGCTATATTATTGGCGAAAAAGCAAAACTGCTTTAGAATTAGGCTAGAATCTGGACATGCGAGAAGGGAATCACATGAGTTCTATTCTAATTTGGATTTTGTTCAGTATGCCAAAACATTCAAGCTTGATTTGGAAAAGTGA
- a CDS encoding 50S ribosomal protein L16, with protein MHGGCYRLGNGQPYSRKEFIKGKPQPKIAKFQGGKRGEYDFIVMLCSNEKMQIRHMAIESARLAANKTLEQTTGETGYFSVLRIYPHILLRENKMIATAGADRLQEGMRRAFGKAVSLAARVRGGQCIMEMHVKKDHVEAAKKALVGACVKLPITPTIKVMPAKKN; from the coding sequence ATGCACGGTGGATGTTACAGATTAGGAAACGGACAACCTTATTCTCGCAAAGAGTTCATCAAGGGCAAACCCCAGCCAAAAATCGCAAAATTCCAAGGCGGAAAGCGAGGCGAATATGACTTTATCGTGATGTTATGCTCAAACGAGAAAATGCAGATTCGCCACATGGCAATAGAATCCGCAAGACTTGCGGCAAACAAGACCCTAGAGCAGACGACCGGGGAAACAGGCTACTTTTCGGTTTTGAGAATTTACCCGCACATCCTACTTCGAGAAAACAAAATGATTGCAACTGCAGGGGCAGACAGACTTCAGGAAGGAATGAGACGAGCATTTGGCAAAGCAGTAAGCCTTGCAGCTCGAGTGCGAGGCGGACAGTGTATTATGGAAATGCATGTCAAAAAGGACCATGTTGAGGCAGCAAAAAAAGCACTAGTCGGTGCCTGTGTAAAGCTTCCAATCACGCCAACAATCAAAGTCATGCCAGCAAAGAAAAATTAG
- a CDS encoding DUF385 domain-containing protein produces MQKGAFRATLTTKGRKTGKSHSVQLRAVWHDNMVFFSRRNENADWLKNALVNNSVSVEFDGKSHCGTASLVTDEFLARKISELKYPGEARAQEVRTVLQIKLG; encoded by the coding sequence ATGCAAAAGGGCGCATTTAGAGCCACGTTGACAACAAAGGGCAGAAAGACAGGCAAATCCCATTCTGTTCAGCTGCGCGCAGTATGGCATGATAATATGGTGTTTTTTTCTCGCAGAAACGAAAATGCGGACTGGCTAAAAAATGCCCTTGTAAACAATTCAGTATCAGTAGAGTTCGACGGAAAGTCTCATTGCGGGACGGCATCGCTGGTAACGGATGAATTTCTTGCCAGAAAAATCTCAGAATTGAAATACCCTGGCGAGGCGCGGGCCCAAGAAGTACGTACAGTCTTGCAAATCAAACTAGGCTGA
- a CDS encoding DNA repair helicase — MALKDIPLKLQYRTDIDNLVTEFFIPCLSNSVEYDRAVQYITLKSISTLSLGLQNFTDHDGKIRIITGHRYSTTDLDILGKIFNKKNETFSPGEIRGNKLDILQKLVQKNKIQIKIAIPRSEHVDGSFSERIGIFRDEQGEIVTYTGTSNETFNTENRNFESVDVYTSWNDRPRVDIKIGDFERLWNNETKYVQVYDFTDAYKNNLVKYDSQWVIDTLS, encoded by the coding sequence ATGGCACTCAAAGACATCCCACTAAAACTACAGTATAGAACAGACATAGACAACCTAGTAACAGAATTTTTCATCCCATGCCTTTCAAATTCCGTAGAATATGATAGAGCAGTTCAATATATCACCCTAAAGAGCATCTCAACTTTGTCTTTGGGCCTGCAAAACTTTACAGATCATGACGGAAAGATACGAATCATCACTGGTCATCGTTATTCCACTACAGACTTGGATATTTTGGGTAAAATTTTCAACAAAAAAAATGAAACGTTCTCGCCTGGCGAAATTCGAGGTAATAAGCTGGACATTTTACAGAAGCTAGTACAAAAAAACAAAATCCAGATCAAAATAGCAATCCCAAGATCAGAACATGTTGATGGCTCTTTTTCTGAGAGAATTGGGATATTTCGAGACGAGCAAGGCGAAATTGTGACATATACTGGTACATCCAATGAGACATTTAACACGGAAAATCGAAATTTCGAATCCGTCGATGTTTATACTTCATGGAATGATAGGCCAAGAGTAGATATCAAAATAGGCGACTTTGAGCGACTGTGGAATAACGAGACAAAATACGTCCAAGTATACGACTTTACAGACGCATACAAGAACAATCTTGTAAAATACGACTCACAGTGGGTAATAGATACACTTAGCTAA
- a CDS encoding cation:proton antiporter yields MQNYFLESGIQSIIDQVTPEIPHSSFVTDLAIIMILASVTTLAFFKMRQPLIIGYLFAGMLIGPLSPIWTWLLPGGQNSMGFEQTGLLSDLGLLNIFAELGVILLLFVIGIEFPYSKIRSIGKVAIGAGTIGLFLTLGIVFYVANMVGLNFMDSLFLGAALSITSTTVIVKILEDAGKIKKESSILVLGVLIVEDIIAVILIATLESVALVGSVSYESIITVILVAGALIGGTLTIGTKLIPKLIDRVAATEHKEILLLSVLGLCFGYALFANIVGLSVAIGAFLAGVLVAESKSSEVSKILSSPIKGMFVAIFFVSVGALMNISELENYIFLAFGIIALAIGVKFGGAILGTYLFRQGKAKSLRFAFALAGPRGEFSIVIVKTGVDIGAVSSFLFPLIGIISIISAFISPFLIRASDKIVSKNVEE; encoded by the coding sequence ATGCAAAATTATTTTCTTGAATCTGGTATCCAATCCATTATAGATCAGGTCACGCCAGAAATTCCACATTCTTCATTTGTGACGGATTTGGCAATAATCATGATTTTGGCATCAGTTACAACCTTGGCGTTTTTCAAAATGCGACAACCTTTGATAATTGGCTACTTGTTTGCAGGAATGCTAATAGGCCCGCTTTCTCCAATTTGGACCTGGCTTTTGCCTGGGGGCCAAAACTCTATGGGATTTGAACAGACGGGGCTGTTGTCTGATCTCGGACTGCTAAATATTTTTGCCGAACTTGGAGTGATTTTGCTTTTGTTTGTAATTGGAATAGAGTTTCCTTATTCTAAAATCCGCTCAATTGGCAAAGTCGCAATTGGTGCAGGAACAATTGGATTATTTTTGACACTGGGAATTGTGTTTTATGTAGCAAACATGGTTGGTCTGAATTTTATGGACTCGCTCTTTTTGGGTGCAGCACTATCTATTACCAGTACTACAGTAATTGTAAAAATTCTAGAAGATGCTGGTAAAATAAAAAAGGAATCATCAATTCTAGTTTTGGGTGTTTTAATTGTCGAAGACATTATTGCTGTAATTCTGATAGCAACACTAGAATCTGTTGCACTGGTGGGAAGCGTATCATATGAAAGCATCATAACTGTGATTTTAGTTGCAGGTGCACTGATTGGTGGGACATTGACCATTGGAACAAAACTAATTCCAAAACTAATTGATCGGGTGGCAGCTACCGAGCACAAAGAGATTCTGTTGTTATCTGTTCTTGGTTTGTGTTTTGGCTATGCATTATTTGCAAATATAGTTGGTCTGTCTGTCGCAATTGGTGCATTTCTGGCAGGAGTTCTCGTCGCAGAATCAAAATCCTCCGAAGTTTCCAAAATTTTATCCAGTCCGATTAAGGGCATGTTTGTTGCTATATTTTTCGTCTCTGTCGGCGCACTCATGAATATTTCAGAATTGGAAAACTACATCTTCTTGGCATTTGGAATTATTGCACTGGCAATTGGAGTAAAGTTTGGAGGAGCAATACTAGGAACATACCTGTTTAGGCAAGGCAAGGCAAAATCACTGCGTTTTGCATTTGCACTTGCAGGCCCGCGTGGGGAATTCTCTATTGTCATAGTAAAGACGGGCGTAGACATCGGCGCAGTTAGTAGTTTCTTATTCCCACTGATAGGAATCATATCTATAATTTCGGCATTTATCTCACCATTTTTAATTAGGGCAAGCGACAAAATTGTTTCAAAGAATGTGGAGGAATAG
- a CDS encoding ATP-binding cassette domain-containing protein codes for MYSIQTKDLKKIFKSGTVAIDGISIGVEEGEIFGFLGPNGAGKSTTMMILTTLLKPSGGEAFVAGYNVATQQKNVRARIGYVQQDITIDEYLTGRENLLLQARLNHIHKDQINSRIEELLNLVELDDKSNDAAITYSGGMRKRLEIAGGLLHRPKVLFLDEPTVGLDIQTRQKIWEYIKKIHNEYKMTIFLTTHYMEEADKLCGRVGIIDHGKIQTIGAPSSLKNALGGGIISLTIQENPAKAELVSKIKQIEFVRDATILDDIITVFSAKGTEVAPMILSLSSSLGIVIKSVSIKQPTLDDVFLSFTGHDMRDDNTRKSYDRRKEYRKMQRMKA; via the coding sequence GTGTATTCTATACAAACCAAGGATCTCAAAAAAATCTTTAAGTCCGGAACGGTGGCAATCGACGGAATATCAATTGGTGTAGAGGAAGGCGAGATCTTTGGATTTTTGGGGCCAAACGGTGCAGGCAAAAGCACAACAATGATGATCCTAACCACATTGCTCAAGCCGTCAGGGGGAGAGGCATTTGTCGCAGGGTATAATGTTGCAACTCAGCAAAAAAATGTCCGTGCAAGGATCGGCTATGTACAGCAAGACATAACAATTGATGAATATCTGACAGGCAGGGAAAATCTCTTACTACAGGCAAGGCTAAACCACATCCACAAAGATCAAATAAATTCCAGAATCGAGGAACTTCTAAATCTAGTAGAATTAGACGACAAGTCAAACGACGCGGCCATTACATATTCTGGCGGAATGCGAAAGAGATTGGAAATTGCAGGTGGATTATTGCATAGGCCCAAAGTATTATTTCTAGATGAGCCGACTGTGGGCCTTGACATACAAACTAGGCAGAAAATCTGGGAATATATCAAAAAAATCCACAATGAATACAAGATGACTATTTTTCTTACTACCCATTACATGGAGGAAGCCGACAAGCTTTGCGGGCGAGTCGGAATAATAGACCACGGCAAAATTCAGACAATAGGTGCTCCTTCAAGTCTCAAAAATGCACTTGGTGGAGGCATAATTTCCCTCACAATACAGGAAAATCCGGCAAAGGCCGAGCTTGTCTCAAAAATAAAACAAATCGAGTTTGTGCGCGACGCCACGATTCTAGACGATATCATTACCGTTTTTTCCGCAAAGGGAACTGAGGTTGCCCCAATGATACTTTCTCTTTCTTCTAGTCTTGGTATTGTAATAAAATCAGTGTCCATAAAGCAGCCGACACTTGACGACGTGTTTCTTTCTTTTACCGGCCATGACATGCGCGACGACAACACTCGGAAATCATATGATAGAAGAAAGGAATACCGCAAAATGCAGAGGATGAAGGCATGA
- a CDS encoding peptidase, with product MKTFLVALLSISLLASGLSQGASAQIQAGGVNKEGSWYIGEGLKKGDQFSYNLCHVYYKDCTPFKIDFWVEGSQQVGSEDQWKLQVVVYDGGKVHKGTINLGKIAAEPIGSTKNLIPHAAAFKSSLSWLSAYATADTGDLTGKGPKKFSMPSWGKIGNIGGEQIIPAAEENIPVPAGVFDTIRVTWKTGGKVNNVWVVDNFPFPVKADTYAHVSQGVPPQEYRFELLNFQRDVTKNPFEKIVDTGAVAVGADCPTITEDFAYVTKNTNTNTMIISVKYSPKNPKQGCPMDMIIDFKRKVNQEEFENEVHYDVLVVKAGASGTEIVRSIAKEANRDALFTTGGQVRTTIDIKESGKTTYAIYVKGTGPEVAPDPLKGGYVIFDVNVQSGTGATTPPPTTTPKPGEIVIPSWIKTNAKFWSDGSITDKDFVSGIQYLINQKIIKIPTSTSTGVKSDTIPSWVKDAAKLWAEGQTTNKDFVNGLQYLITNGIIKLKS from the coding sequence TTGAAGACGTTTTTAGTGGCATTACTTTCCATATCACTTTTAGCATCCGGATTATCACAGGGGGCCAGTGCCCAGATCCAAGCGGGAGGAGTAAACAAGGAAGGCTCTTGGTATATTGGCGAAGGCCTCAAAAAAGGAGATCAGTTCAGCTACAACCTATGTCATGTTTACTACAAGGACTGCACACCATTCAAGATTGACTTTTGGGTGGAGGGTAGTCAACAAGTCGGTAGCGAAGACCAGTGGAAGCTCCAAGTCGTAGTTTATGATGGCGGCAAAGTCCACAAGGGAACGATCAACCTAGGTAAAATTGCCGCTGAGCCGATAGGAAGTACTAAAAACCTAATTCCACACGCAGCTGCTTTCAAGTCGTCACTCTCTTGGCTTTCCGCATATGCGACAGCAGACACAGGTGATCTGACCGGCAAGGGTCCAAAGAAATTCTCAATGCCGTCATGGGGCAAAATTGGAAACATTGGTGGAGAGCAGATTATCCCCGCGGCAGAAGAAAATATTCCAGTTCCGGCAGGCGTATTTGATACGATTCGAGTTACATGGAAGACGGGCGGCAAAGTTAACAATGTCTGGGTTGTGGACAATTTCCCGTTCCCAGTAAAAGCTGACACATACGCGCATGTTTCACAAGGAGTCCCACCACAAGAGTACAGATTTGAATTATTGAATTTTCAGCGAGATGTCACCAAGAATCCATTTGAGAAAATAGTGGATACTGGCGCAGTCGCTGTAGGAGCAGACTGTCCTACCATCACTGAAGACTTTGCATATGTTACTAAAAACACAAACACTAACACCATGATAATTAGCGTGAAATATTCTCCAAAGAACCCCAAGCAAGGATGCCCAATGGACATGATTATTGATTTCAAACGTAAGGTAAACCAAGAGGAATTTGAAAACGAGGTTCACTATGACGTTTTGGTGGTAAAGGCAGGAGCATCTGGCACAGAAATTGTAAGATCAATTGCTAAAGAGGCAAATCGCGATGCACTCTTTACAACCGGAGGCCAAGTTCGAACAACAATTGACATCAAAGAATCTGGCAAAACTACCTATGCGATATATGTCAAAGGCACAGGCCCAGAAGTTGCACCAGACCCGCTAAAGGGGGGGTATGTCATATTTGATGTAAATGTTCAGTCGGGCACCGGAGCAACAACTCCACCGCCAACCACAACACCAAAACCTGGAGAAATAGTAATTCCGTCTTGGATAAAGACAAATGCCAAGTTCTGGTCAGACGGTAGCATCACAGACAAGGACTTTGTCTCTGGCATTCAATATTTGATTAATCAAAAAATAATAAAGATTCCAACCAGCACATCTACTGGAGTAAAAAGCGACACCATACCATCCTGGGTAAAGGACGCAGCCAAGTTATGGGCAGAGGGGCAAACAACCAACAAGGACTTTGTCAACGGCCTGCAGTATCTAATAACAAACGGAATCATCAAATTAAAGTCCTAG